One Pseudocalidococcus azoricus BACA0444 DNA segment encodes these proteins:
- a CDS encoding FAD-dependent hydroxylase codes for MIATALRSVPENLSPAQAYDLVIVGGGIVGLTVASFFRNQALTVAVVESQTQSQAAAKQQAYALHLCSQKILTGLGIWSDLQLQLQPFTEVKLSDGDYPYVVHYQARDIGMETVGYVAQHGPFLSVLQRAINQAPNIHYLCPYVVQGITPQSHATRLSLSNSTGESLTLEARLVIAADGSQSSLRQQVGITQQGWPYPQNCVVATLEFSQTQTPIAYERFWPTGPLGVLPLSPRRYRIVWTLPAPQADIVVNMTDGEFCQALQPHLDPAMGEFQTLGPRFQFPTRLRQSQAYVQSRFALVGDAAHTCHPVGGQGLNLGIRDAAALAQVILQAWEQEEDIGAISVLKRYQRWRLWQNWLTLGFTDILNRLFSNQAWGIVQLRRLILHGLGRVALFRYLSLRFMAGLWGQ; via the coding sequence ATGATTGCCACAGCCTTACGGTCAGTTCCAGAAAACCTTAGCCCAGCCCAGGCCTATGATTTGGTGATTGTCGGCGGCGGGATTGTTGGTCTGACCGTGGCTAGTTTTTTCCGAAATCAGGCCTTAACTGTGGCAGTTGTTGAAAGTCAAACCCAATCCCAGGCCGCGGCCAAACAACAGGCCTATGCACTTCATTTATGTTCTCAAAAAATTTTGACTGGCCTGGGAATTTGGTCAGATTTACAACTCCAACTCCAGCCCTTTACGGAAGTTAAACTCTCTGATGGGGATTATCCCTATGTGGTTCACTACCAGGCCAGGGATATTGGCATGGAGACGGTTGGTTATGTGGCCCAACATGGCCCATTTCTGTCTGTGTTGCAAAGGGCGATTAATCAAGCTCCTAACATTCACTATCTCTGCCCCTATGTAGTCCAAGGGATCACCCCCCAGTCCCATGCCACTCGATTGAGTTTAAGCAATTCTACAGGGGAATCCTTAACCCTAGAAGCCCGCCTAGTCATTGCCGCCGATGGGAGTCAGTCTTCCCTCCGGCAACAGGTCGGGATTACGCAACAAGGCTGGCCCTATCCCCAAAACTGTGTGGTCGCTACCCTGGAATTTAGTCAAACCCAGACCCCCATTGCCTATGAACGCTTTTGGCCCACCGGCCCCCTGGGTGTCTTGCCCCTCTCCCCAAGGCGGTATCGAATTGTTTGGACATTGCCCGCCCCCCAGGCCGATATTGTGGTCAACATGACCGATGGAGAATTTTGCCAAGCCCTCCAGCCCCATCTGGATCCGGCCATGGGAGAGTTCCAGACCCTTGGGCCACGGTTTCAATTTCCCACCAGACTTCGCCAGAGCCAGGCCTATGTCCAATCTCGGTTTGCCCTAGTGGGGGATGCGGCCCATACCTGTCATCCGGTGGGGGGGCAAGGCTTAAATTTAGGGATTCGGGATGCAGCGGCCCTCGCCCAAGTGATTCTCCAGGCCTGGGAACAGGAGGAAGATATCGGTGCAATCTCGGTCTTAAAACGCTATCAACGCTGGCGGCTGTGGCAAAACTGGCTCACCCTAGGATTTACAGATATCCTCAATCGGCTCTTTTCCAACCAGGCCTGGGGCATTGTCCAACTACGGCGGTTGATTTTACACGGCCTGGGACGAGTAGCCCTATTTCGTTATCTCAGCTTGCGGTTTATGGCCGGCCTGTGGGGGCAATAA
- the secD gene encoding protein translocase subunit SecD translates to MGKHRGFLLVIVGLLIAALWVIVQTPPRLGLDLRGGAQLTLQVKTTEKVRQITPTILEATLKVVENRINGLGVSESQVQTAGDDKLLVQLPGVTDPEAAERVLKGTAQLDFRWQKPGTEAQLPIEKQLEGQLLFEQIKLLAAQAQLEGENKPTELAENQAALDKNKESLAKSAAAIQNLFEKTDLTGAMVREALASPVGPGSQSWSVVIRFDTQGATLFADLTKRVAGTGRSIGIFLDDKLISSPTVSVEYAQTGIQGGSAEISGGFTAQTANDLAVQLQAGALPVPLELVENRTVGATLGQDSIRSSVIAGIGGLALVLVFMVAYYRLPGAIANIALMLYAIYTYAVFLLLGVTLTLPGIAGFILSIGMAVDANVLIFERTREELWAGRTLYRSVESGFERAFASILDSNVTTLIACGALFWLGSGLVRGFALTLAIGVAVSMFTALTCSRTLLFISLTFPSLRKPNWFCPRLESAR, encoded by the coding sequence ATGGGTAAGCACCGCGGATTTCTATTGGTAATAGTTGGGTTACTCATTGCTGCACTCTGGGTCATTGTCCAAACACCGCCACGCCTAGGCCTGGATTTACGGGGTGGGGCCCAATTGACCTTGCAAGTGAAAACAACCGAAAAGGTGAGGCAAATTACCCCGACAATTTTAGAGGCCACCCTCAAAGTAGTTGAGAATCGGATCAATGGCCTGGGGGTTTCCGAGTCCCAAGTTCAAACTGCGGGAGACGATAAGCTATTAGTTCAACTGCCGGGGGTCACGGATCCAGAAGCAGCCGAGCGGGTCTTAAAAGGCACGGCCCAACTGGATTTTCGCTGGCAAAAACCTGGGACAGAAGCCCAACTCCCGATTGAAAAGCAGTTAGAAGGGCAACTGTTATTTGAGCAGATTAAACTCTTAGCCGCCCAGGCCCAGCTTGAAGGTGAAAATAAACCCACAGAGTTAGCTGAAAATCAGGCTGCTCTGGATAAAAATAAAGAGTCCCTGGCCAAAAGTGCCGCTGCGATCCAAAACCTGTTTGAAAAAACCGACCTAACTGGCGCGATGGTGCGGGAGGCCTTAGCTAGTCCCGTGGGGCCGGGTTCCCAAAGTTGGAGTGTGGTGATTCGGTTTGATACGCAGGGGGCGACTCTTTTTGCGGATTTAACCAAGCGGGTGGCTGGGACTGGCCGGAGCATTGGGATCTTCCTAGATGACAAGCTGATTAGTTCCCCCACTGTCTCGGTTGAATATGCCCAAACGGGGATTCAAGGCGGCAGTGCCGAAATTTCGGGGGGATTTACCGCCCAAACAGCTAATGATCTGGCCGTCCAACTCCAGGCCGGGGCTTTGCCTGTCCCCTTAGAACTGGTCGAAAACCGCACCGTGGGGGCCACTCTGGGCCAAGACAGTATTCGCAGTAGTGTCATTGCCGGAATCGGGGGCCTGGCTTTGGTTTTAGTCTTCATGGTGGCCTATTACCGTTTGCCTGGTGCGATTGCCAACATTGCTTTAATGCTCTATGCCATCTATACCTATGCCGTGTTTTTGCTGTTGGGCGTAACCTTGACGCTGCCGGGAATTGCTGGATTTATTCTCAGTATTGGCATGGCGGTGGATGCAAACGTCTTGATTTTTGAACGGACGCGGGAAGAATTATGGGCGGGGCGAACCCTTTATCGCTCTGTAGAATCGGGGTTTGAGCGGGCCTTTGCCAGTATTTTGGATAGTAACGTGACGACATTGATTGCCTGTGGTGCTCTGTTTTGGCTGGGGTCGGGCCTGGTGCGGGGGTTTGCCTTGACCTTGGCGATTGGGGTCGCTGTGAGTATGTTTACCGCTTTGACCTGTAGCCGTACCCTATTGTTTATTTCCCTGACGTTTCCGAGTTTGCGTAAACCGAATTGGTTTTGTCCCCGTCTGGAGTCGGCCCGATGA
- a CDS encoding COG3650 family protein produces the protein MILKKRWLALIIPILWLGFTLESSGGVSPANSQLPSEPQSTTEPVQAWQFRAFGTEPFWGVNVTPTGIVYSTPAGTQAQFPAVQPLDAVGRPEDLVLFFNLGNSNSLTLIQNNCSDGMSDQAHAYQAIFVFENQVYQGCANPR, from the coding sequence ATGATCCTCAAAAAACGCTGGCTGGCTTTGATCATCCCCATCCTCTGGCTTGGCTTCACGCTGGAGAGTTCAGGAGGAGTCAGTCCGGCCAATTCCCAGCTACCATCAGAGCCACAATCAACCACAGAACCCGTCCAGGCCTGGCAGTTTCGGGCATTTGGGACAGAACCCTTTTGGGGCGTGAATGTGACTCCGACTGGGATTGTTTACAGTACGCCAGCAGGAACTCAAGCTCAGTTTCCCGCGGTTCAGCCCCTCGATGCAGTCGGTCGCCCAGAAGACCTTGTTTTATTTTTCAACTTGGGCAACAGTAATTCTCTGACGCTCATCCAAAACAACTGTAGTGATGGTATGAGTGATCAAGCCCACGCTTACCAGGCCATTTTTGTCTTTGAGAACCAAGTTTATCAAGGATGTGCGAATCCCCGTTAA
- the petE gene encoding plastocyanin gives MNRNFSRLFTPLLGLALVIITCVGAWLGPVTVASAETYTIRMGSDSGNLAFEPATLTVKPGDIVQWQNNKLPPHNVIFDGSNVPADTIDLVGELSHSKLMVKPNETYELEITDALAPGEYAYFCAPHRGAGMVGKLIITG, from the coding sequence ATGAACCGTAACTTTTCCCGTCTTTTTACCCCTCTCCTTGGGTTGGCGTTGGTGATCATCACCTGTGTTGGGGCCTGGTTGGGGCCAGTCACCGTCGCCTCGGCAGAAACCTACACCATCCGGATGGGCTCTGATAGTGGCAATTTGGCCTTTGAACCCGCCACGTTAACCGTCAAACCAGGAGATATTGTGCAATGGCAAAACAATAAACTTCCCCCCCACAATGTGATCTTTGATGGCAGCAACGTTCCCGCCGATACCATTGATCTCGTGGGTGAACTCTCCCATAGCAAGCTGATGGTTAAACCTAATGAAACCTATGAGCTAGAAATTACCGATGCGTTGGCTCCCGGAGAATATGCCTATTTCTGCGCTCCACACCGGGGGGCTGGCATGGTTGGGAAGTTGATTATTACGGGTTAA
- a CDS encoding alpha/beta fold hydrolase: MAVLDGPWTHKFLISNGIKLHYVTQGEGPLVLLLHGFPEFWYSWRHQIPVLAANFKVVALDLRGYNASDKPPDVGSYTLEELILDIEGVISGLGYERCILVGHDWGGFLAWGVADTYPERVQKLCVLNAPHPAKFREGLLNPQQLLSSWYIGLFQLPWLPEALLEWNDYQAIVTILQSNAVNQAAFSPTDLEVYKNAAGRRGCLRAMLNYYRNLGPGLGERDWSILNMPTLMLWGEGDKTLSQNLTIGTEAYARDLRIHYIPHCGHWVQQEQPQLVNQYLSEFL; the protein is encoded by the coding sequence ATGGCAGTTCTCGATGGCCCCTGGACACATAAATTCCTCATCAGTAACGGCATTAAGCTCCACTATGTCACCCAAGGGGAGGGGCCGCTGGTGTTGCTTTTGCATGGGTTCCCGGAGTTCTGGTATTCTTGGCGGCATCAAATTCCGGTCTTAGCAGCAAATTTCAAGGTTGTGGCGTTGGATTTACGGGGCTATAACGCGAGCGATAAACCACCGGATGTGGGCAGTTACACCTTGGAGGAGTTAATCCTCGATATTGAGGGGGTGATTTCGGGCCTGGGTTATGAGCGTTGTATTTTAGTCGGGCATGATTGGGGGGGCTTCTTGGCCTGGGGGGTGGCTGATACCTATCCAGAGCGAGTTCAAAAATTATGTGTCCTCAATGCCCCCCATCCAGCTAAGTTTCGCGAGGGATTGTTGAACCCACAGCAACTCCTCAGCAGTTGGTATATTGGCCTGTTTCAACTCCCCTGGCTTCCAGAAGCTCTCTTGGAATGGAACGACTACCAGGCCATTGTCACCATCCTCCAAAGTAATGCGGTCAATCAGGCTGCCTTTAGCCCCACGGATTTAGAGGTCTATAAAAATGCAGCCGGCCGGCGGGGGTGCTTAAGGGCAATGCTGAACTATTACCGAAATCTGGGGCCGGGTCTGGGGGAACGAGATTGGTCAATTTTGAATATGCCGACCCTCATGCTCTGGGGTGAAGGAGATAAAACCCTCAGCCAAAACTTAACTATCGGGACTGAAGCATATGCTCGTGATCTGAGAATTCACTACATTCCCCACTGTGGCCATTGGGTTCAACAGGAACAACCCCAGCTAGTAAATCAATATTTAAGTGAGTTTCTATGA
- a CDS encoding alpha-ketoacid dehydrogenase subunit beta — MSEMLMFNALRAAIDEEMDHDPTVFVMGEDVGHYGGSYKVTKDLYQKYGDLRLLDTPIAENAFTGMAVGAAMTGLKPIVEGMNMGFLLLAFNQIANNAGMLRYTSGGNFKIPLVIRGPGGVGRQLGAEHSQRLEAYFQAVPGLKIVACSTAYNAKGLLKSAIRDPNPVLFFEHVLLYNLKDDIPEEEYWLPLDKAEVVRRGADVTILTYSRMRHHVLQAVKTLESQGYDPEVIDLISLKPLDYDTIGASVQKTHRVVIVEECMKTGGIGAELSASIHERYFDELDAPVLRLSSQDIPTPYNGRLENLTIVQPAQIVDAVQKITANQI, encoded by the coding sequence ATGTCGGAAATGTTAATGTTCAATGCGCTGCGGGCTGCCATTGATGAAGAAATGGATCATGATCCCACCGTGTTTGTCATGGGGGAAGATGTTGGGCATTACGGCGGCTCCTATAAAGTGACCAAAGATCTCTATCAAAAGTACGGCGATTTACGCTTGCTAGATACACCCATTGCTGAAAATGCCTTTACGGGGATGGCAGTGGGGGCCGCAATGACGGGCTTAAAACCGATTGTGGAAGGGATGAATATGGGCTTTTTGCTCTTGGCCTTCAATCAAATTGCCAATAATGCCGGGATGCTGCGTTATACCTCCGGGGGAAATTTCAAAATTCCGCTGGTGATTCGCGGGCCCGGGGGTGTGGGGCGGCAGCTGGGGGCGGAACATTCCCAACGCTTAGAAGCCTATTTCCAGGCCGTGCCAGGGTTAAAAATTGTTGCTTGCTCCACAGCCTATAACGCCAAAGGGTTGTTGAAGTCGGCGATTCGGGATCCTAATCCGGTGTTGTTTTTTGAACACGTCCTCCTCTATAACCTCAAAGATGACATCCCCGAAGAAGAGTATTGGCTGCCTCTGGATAAAGCGGAAGTGGTGCGGCGGGGTGCAGACGTGACAATTTTGACCTACTCCCGGATGCGCCACCATGTTCTCCAAGCGGTCAAGACCCTGGAAAGCCAAGGTTATGATCCAGAAGTGATTGATTTAATTTCCCTCAAACCTTTGGACTACGACACCATTGGGGCTTCAGTCCAGAAAACCCATCGGGTGGTGATTGTGGAAGAATGTATGAAAACAGGCGGGATTGGGGCAGAACTGAGTGCTTCCATCCATGAGCGGTACTTTGATGAGCTAGATGCCCCTGTGTTGCGGTTATCCTCCCAAGATATTCCTACCCCCTACAACGGTCGCTTAGAAAACCTCACCATTGTCCAACCGGCCCAGATTGTGGACGCGGTGCAAAAAATAACGGCTAATCAGATTTAA
- a CDS encoding thioredoxin family protein, with amino-acid sequence MAQASPATGQRLRNFVIVLVAIFLGLSIYIGSGSQNNPATLAYQAENSTPWAEAQTNGKPTLLEFYANWCSSCRAMAADLGTLKQDFRERVNFVMLNVDNDKWLPEMLKYNVDGIPHFVFLNPQAEAVGMAIGQQPLKIMTKNLTALVNGQSLEFNQALGETSALKANLGPKTDDPRSHGGLPSS; translated from the coding sequence ATGGCACAAGCATCACCCGCCACAGGGCAGCGGTTACGCAATTTTGTGATTGTCTTAGTTGCGATTTTCTTGGGCCTATCCATTTATATCGGTAGTGGCTCCCAAAATAACCCGGCAACCCTGGCCTATCAGGCTGAGAATTCAACCCCCTGGGCCGAAGCGCAAACCAATGGCAAGCCGACCCTGTTGGAGTTTTATGCCAACTGGTGCAGTAGTTGTCGAGCCATGGCCGCTGATCTTGGCACCCTTAAGCAAGACTTCCGAGAACGGGTCAACTTTGTCATGTTGAATGTCGATAACGACAAGTGGCTCCCAGAAATGCTGAAATATAACGTGGACGGAATTCCCCACTTTGTCTTTCTCAACCCCCAGGCCGAGGCAGTCGGGATGGCCATTGGTCAACAACCCTTGAAAATTATGACCAAGAATCTAACTGCCTTAGTCAATGGGCAATCCTTAGAATTTAATCAGGCCCTCGGGGAAACCTCGGCACTGAAAGCAAATCTTGGCCCCAAAACCGATGATCCTCGCAGTCATGGGGGTTTACCCAGCAGTTAA
- the secF gene encoding protein translocase subunit SecF has product MSWSVTKNRYLWWGVSVVTIVAGLVAMVISWTNPQIQAPLKLGLDFVGGTRLQVVLDCAQAGACDQPVDLADVRAILSEQGLGNSSLQVVDQTGISIRTQPLDVDQRTKLVSQLAQGLGKFDPKQTQIETVGPTLGRQLLNSGLLALLVSFVGITVYLTLRFQFDYAFFALVALVHDVLVTIGIFAILGITLGVEVDSLFVVALLTIIGFSVNDTVVIYDRIRENLKIHPENSIDDVVDDSVNQTLTRSINTTLTTTLPLIAIVFFGGETLRFFALALIIGFVSGAYSSIFCASTLLGWWRQREA; this is encoded by the coding sequence ATGAGTTGGAGTGTCACCAAAAATCGTTATCTCTGGTGGGGCGTGTCGGTCGTGACGATTGTGGCTGGCCTGGTGGCGATGGTCATTTCCTGGACGAACCCGCAAATTCAAGCCCCCCTGAAACTTGGCCTGGATTTTGTTGGCGGGACGCGTTTACAGGTGGTTTTGGATTGCGCTCAAGCCGGGGCCTGTGATCAACCGGTTGACTTAGCCGATGTCCGGGCCATTCTTAGCGAGCAAGGGTTAGGCAACAGCAGTTTACAAGTTGTGGATCAAACGGGTATTTCCATTCGCACCCAGCCCTTAGATGTGGATCAGCGCACCAAGTTAGTCTCCCAATTGGCCCAAGGCTTAGGAAAATTTGACCCGAAACAAACCCAAATCGAAACAGTGGGGCCAACCCTAGGCCGACAACTCCTCAATTCCGGCTTACTCGCCTTACTGGTCTCCTTTGTCGGGATTACGGTTTACTTAACCTTACGGTTTCAGTTTGACTATGCCTTCTTTGCCCTCGTTGCCCTTGTCCATGATGTTCTAGTCACCATTGGTATTTTTGCTATTTTGGGCATTACCTTGGGCGTGGAAGTCGATAGTTTATTTGTCGTGGCTTTACTGACGATCATTGGCTTCTCCGTGAATGATACAGTCGTGATTTATGACCGGATTCGGGAAAATCTAAAAATCCATCCCGAAAACTCCATTGATGATGTTGTGGATGACTCAGTGAACCAAACCCTGACTCGTTCCATCAACACGACCTTGACTACAACCTTGCCTCTAATTGCCATTGTTTTTTTTGGTGGTGAAACCCTCCGCTTTTTTGCCTTGGCCTTGATCATTGGCTTTGTCAGTGGGGCCTACTCGAGTATTTTCTGTGCGAGTACCCTCCTGGGCTGGTGGCGGCAACGGGAAGCTTAG
- the argZ gene encoding bifunctional arginine dihydrolase/ornithine cyclodeaminase — translation MSSVLRFLMCAPEHYDVDYVINPWMEGNIHKSSQQMAQEQWQGLYTIISKRAEVALVKPEKGWPDMVFTANAGLVLGDTVVLSRFFHKERQGEEPYFQAWFESQGYTVYTLPQDLPFEGAGDALLDREGRWLWAGYGFRSELDSHAYLAKWLDIEVLSLRLMDERFYHLDTCFCPLSGGYLLYYPPAFDAYSNRLIELRVPAEKRIAVAEPDAVNFACNAVNIHQTVILNQASDDLQKALNQAGFEVIETPLTEFLKAGGASKCLTLRVTEPVQVDIHAQASLETRLIRLEGHLLDSGLINRALDVIVEGGGSFQVVNFHLGEQRQSTSQAEVRVTAPSRDVMEELMAQLIDLGAIAPPQELCDNSLETVIQDGVAPDDFYVTTIYPTEVRVNCAWVRVQGQRMDGAIVVKQTPEGPVAECRLLRDLLKGDRVVVGVEGIRTVRKTESREQRGSSQEFSFMGAGVSSERRVELVVEQIAWELRRIRDQGGKVVVVAGPVVIHTGGGEHLAKLIREGYVQALLGGNAIAVHDMEQAMMGTSLGVDMKRGVSVRGGHRHHLKVINLVRRAGSIAAAVEKGWVSQGIMYECVKNNVPFALAGSIRDDGPLPDTEMDLIKCQREYSRLIQGADMILMLSSMLHSIGVGNMTPAGVKLVCVDINPAVVTKLADRGSVESVGVVTDVGLFLSLMVQQLNKLNRPYQQARPGQLVS, via the coding sequence ATGAGTTCTGTCTTGCGCTTTCTCATGTGTGCCCCAGAGCACTATGACGTGGACTATGTGATTAATCCTTGGATGGAAGGGAATATTCACAAGTCATCCCAACAGATGGCCCAAGAGCAATGGCAAGGACTCTATACTATTATTTCCAAACGGGCTGAAGTTGCCCTAGTTAAACCGGAAAAAGGCTGGCCGGATATGGTCTTTACGGCAAATGCTGGCCTGGTCTTGGGCGATACCGTAGTCCTGAGTCGCTTTTTCCACAAAGAACGCCAAGGGGAAGAACCCTATTTCCAGGCCTGGTTTGAGTCCCAAGGCTACACCGTCTATACTTTGCCCCAGGATTTACCCTTTGAAGGGGCTGGCGATGCTTTGCTGGATCGGGAAGGTCGCTGGCTTTGGGCCGGGTATGGCTTTCGGTCGGAGTTAGATTCCCATGCCTATTTGGCTAAATGGCTGGATATTGAAGTCTTATCCCTGCGCTTGATGGATGAGCGGTTTTATCATCTGGATACCTGTTTCTGTCCCCTCAGTGGTGGCTATCTCCTCTACTATCCCCCGGCCTTTGATGCCTACTCTAACCGTTTAATTGAACTCCGAGTTCCGGCGGAAAAACGGATTGCGGTGGCAGAACCCGATGCCGTCAACTTTGCCTGTAATGCGGTCAATATCCACCAAACCGTGATTCTCAACCAGGCCAGTGATGATCTGCAAAAAGCATTGAACCAGGCCGGGTTTGAAGTCATCGAAACGCCCTTAACGGAATTTCTCAAAGCCGGGGGAGCCTCGAAATGCTTAACCCTGCGTGTCACCGAACCCGTGCAAGTGGATATTCATGCCCAGGCCAGCTTGGAAACCCGCTTAATTCGTCTGGAGGGACATTTACTGGATTCTGGTCTCATCAATCGGGCCCTAGATGTGATTGTTGAAGGCGGCGGCAGCTTCCAAGTGGTGAATTTTCATCTCGGTGAACAACGGCAAAGCACCAGTCAAGCGGAAGTGCGGGTCACGGCCCCCTCGCGGGATGTCATGGAAGAATTGATGGCCCAACTGATTGACCTCGGGGCCATTGCTCCCCCCCAAGAACTCTGTGATAACAGCCTGGAAACGGTGATCCAAGATGGGGTTGCGCCGGATGACTTTTACGTCACAACCATTTATCCCACGGAAGTGCGGGTGAATTGTGCATGGGTACGAGTCCAGGGGCAGCGGATGGATGGCGCAATTGTCGTCAAGCAAACCCCAGAAGGCCCTGTTGCGGAATGTCGGCTCCTGCGGGATCTACTCAAAGGGGATCGGGTCGTTGTTGGCGTGGAAGGAATTCGCACCGTCCGTAAAACCGAAAGTCGGGAACAACGGGGCAGCAGCCAAGAATTTAGCTTTATGGGGGCCGGAGTCTCCAGTGAACGGCGGGTGGAATTGGTTGTGGAGCAAATTGCCTGGGAACTGCGGCGGATTCGGGATCAGGGTGGTAAGGTCGTCGTTGTCGCGGGGCCGGTGGTGATTCATACGGGCGGCGGCGAACATCTGGCCAAACTCATCCGGGAAGGCTATGTCCAGGCCCTGTTGGGGGGAAATGCCATTGCGGTTCATGATATGGAACAGGCGATGATGGGTACGTCCCTGGGTGTGGATATGAAGCGGGGTGTCTCGGTGCGGGGGGGACATCGGCATCATCTCAAGGTGATCAATCTGGTGCGGCGGGCTGGGAGTATTGCGGCGGCGGTGGAAAAAGGCTGGGTTTCCCAAGGGATTATGTACGAATGCGTCAAAAACAATGTTCCCTTTGCCTTGGCCGGTTCAATCCGCGACGATGGGCCGCTCCCAGATACGGAAATGGATCTGATTAAATGCCAGCGGGAGTATAGCCGCTTAATTCAAGGCGCGGACATGATTTTGATGCTCTCCTCGATGTTGCACTCCATTGGTGTGGGGAATATGACTCCGGCGGGCGTAAAACTCGTTTGTGTGGACATTAATCCGGCGGTGGTGACTAAATTAGCGGATCGGGGTTCAGTGGAGTCAGTCGGAGTCGTCACCGATGTTGGCCTGTTCCTGAGCTTAATGGTGCAGCAGCTGAACAAGTTAAATCGCCCCTATCAACAGGCCCGGCCTGGGCAATTAGTTTCTTAA
- the nblB gene encoding phycobilisome degradation protein NblB gives MTTAAAVQAALASQDLGDRLSGINQLRQLPPDVAFELIQPVIHDPNPRVRYAAVSQLSSLGNCNLDKAQALLCDRLHNDGEVDVKAAAADAIGALKLSEAFADLASVYSNTSEWLLQFSIVAALGELGNPAATPLLLAALDTDQELLKLAAIGSLGELGDRAILPVLASYIDYPDWQVRHRLAIALGQIGGAQADSLLHQLSQDSSSTVAETATTLLAMQSA, from the coding sequence ATGACGACAGCAGCAGCAGTGCAGGCAGCTTTGGCTTCTCAAGACTTGGGAGATCGGCTCTCAGGAATCAATCAACTCCGGCAACTTCCCCCCGATGTCGCCTTTGAACTCATTCAACCCGTCATTCATGACCCCAATCCGCGCGTTCGTTACGCCGCAGTCAGTCAACTGTCGAGTTTGGGGAACTGTAACCTAGACAAGGCCCAGGCCCTGCTTTGTGATCGCCTCCATAACGATGGGGAAGTGGATGTGAAAGCCGCCGCCGCCGATGCCATTGGAGCCTTAAAACTCAGCGAAGCTTTTGCTGACTTAGCCAGTGTTTATAGCAACACATCCGAGTGGCTCTTGCAATTTAGCATTGTGGCAGCCCTGGGAGAACTGGGTAATCCCGCCGCAACCCCCCTGCTTTTGGCCGCCTTAGACACGGATCAAGAACTCCTCAAATTGGCGGCCATTGGCTCTTTGGGAGAACTAGGGGATCGGGCGATTTTACCAGTCTTAGCCAGCTACATTGACTATCCCGATTGGCAAGTCCGGCATCGCTTGGCCATTGCGCTGGGGCAAATTGGCGGGGCCCAGGCCGACAGTCTCTTGCATCAACTCAGCCAAGATAGCTCCAGTACGGTTGCGGAAACTGCCACAACGTTATTAGCCATGCAGTCTGCCTGA